A genomic stretch from Chitinophaga lutea includes:
- a CDS encoding SusD/RagB family nutrient-binding outer membrane lipoprotein: MKRTIKYYLAGLAIAALVLPGCKKFLDVNENPNATEKAGEAQILPAVQASAAYVTGQYYQVFGGMWAQYWTQAQTSNQYKTIDSYASTASDFNTMWSLMYAGGLSDTDSLISKRFIKKTENYAAIGYAMRAYIFQLLTDAFGDIPLKEALKGDKNLSPKYDTQKEVYDSIFVWLDRSISLSDPDSDFTPGSDDLIGEGDMEFWIQFANTLKLRAYMRLSEVDAPRAQAGISAMYTAGAEFLSTDAKVSYSTAGGNQNPLYAEMVGLSRVQNIRASSTAVNQFKANADPRLTKFYTLVGGIVESTRQGSFDTTNTERPLSRPSPLLGGDARTDVSASAPVKLISEAESYFLQAEAAARSWGTGNAQALYEAGIRASFAAYGLTPANANTYIAGAGKWPGGTVAAQVKAIITQKYFAMCGNQSFEAWSEYRRTGFPDFLVDSYASVLPAGVKPARFLYPQTEQTRNANYPGNKKIDEKVWWDK; the protein is encoded by the coding sequence ATGAAAAGAACCATAAAATATTATCTCGCAGGATTGGCCATTGCCGCGCTGGTACTGCCTGGATGTAAAAAGTTCCTGGACGTAAACGAAAATCCGAACGCTACTGAAAAAGCCGGTGAAGCACAGATTCTTCCCGCTGTTCAGGCGAGCGCGGCCTACGTAACGGGGCAGTATTACCAGGTTTTCGGCGGTATGTGGGCCCAGTACTGGACGCAGGCGCAAACCTCCAACCAGTATAAAACCATCGACTCTTACGCTTCTACCGCCAGCGATTTCAACACCATGTGGTCGCTGATGTATGCGGGCGGACTTTCCGATACGGATTCCCTGATCTCCAAAAGGTTCATAAAAAAGACGGAAAACTACGCCGCCATCGGTTATGCGATGCGCGCCTACATTTTCCAGCTGCTCACGGACGCGTTTGGAGATATTCCGCTGAAAGAAGCGCTGAAAGGCGACAAGAACCTGAGCCCGAAATATGATACGCAGAAAGAAGTGTACGACAGTATTTTCGTATGGCTTGACCGGAGCATCAGCTTGTCTGACCCTGATTCCGACTTTACTCCCGGCTCCGACGACCTGATAGGCGAAGGGGATATGGAATTCTGGATCCAGTTTGCCAACACGCTGAAGCTGCGCGCTTACATGCGCCTCTCCGAAGTGGACGCGCCCCGTGCGCAGGCCGGCATTTCAGCCATGTACACCGCAGGTGCCGAATTCCTGTCGACCGATGCGAAAGTAAGCTACAGCACCGCTGGTGGCAACCAGAACCCGCTGTATGCCGAAATGGTTGGTTTGAGCAGGGTACAGAACATCCGCGCCAGCTCTACCGCTGTGAACCAGTTCAAGGCTAACGCAGACCCGCGCCTTACCAAGTTCTATACGCTGGTAGGCGGTATCGTGGAAAGCACCCGCCAGGGCAGCTTTGACACCACCAATACCGAAAGGCCGCTGTCCCGTCCTTCCCCGCTGCTGGGTGGCGACGCACGTACGGACGTTTCTGCCTCCGCTCCTGTGAAACTGATTTCCGAAGCGGAAAGTTATTTCCTGCAGGCGGAAGCAGCAGCAAGAAGCTGGGGTACCGGTAACGCACAGGCGCTCTATGAAGCCGGCATCCGTGCCAGCTTTGCCGCCTATGGCCTCACCCCCGCCAATGCGAACACTTATATCGCAGGCGCCGGTAAATGGCCCGGAGGTACTGTGGCTGCACAGGTTAAAGCCATCATCACGCAGAAGTACTTCGCGATGTGCGGTAACCAGAGCTTCGAAGCATGGTCTGAATACCGCCGTACCGGCTTCCCGGACTTCCTGGTGGATTCCTATGCATCCGTACTGCCCGCAGGCGTGAAACCCGCGCGTTTCCTCTATCCGCAGACAGAGCAGACCCGGAACGCCAACTATCCCGGCAACAAAAAAATCGACGAGAAAGTTTGGTGGGATAAATAA
- a CDS encoding M12 family metallopeptidase, which yields MENRKTGKKTPVVEYNGEYYLQGDIVLSKEQIAFLKGETEENARTGVSSFARMWPNRTVFYAIHPNLPLADRFDVEDAISHWQQQTNLQFVVRTSQPDYVEFVPSTVCAATYGKIGGRQEIKLAPGCDVTSVIHEIGHAIGFFHEQSRKDRWMSIAIHPQNMQSGAAPNFWTWEEIGVPGFQIGTFDFASVMLYESFAFSANGQPTITRLDGSTFGRNNWLSVGDIDTYNHMYNRPYFVMAKTNEQVINNGTEIGSTWQCDLWAYTDASMTQLANLPWTLELLVSVTWEDDDAPGGNASPQKWLLSPGTNHIALGEGYSIRNRRTGAQRKLDFDIYNNGLWSY from the coding sequence TTGGAAAATAGAAAAACAGGCAAAAAAACACCTGTTGTCGAGTACAACGGCGAATACTACCTACAGGGAGACATTGTGCTCAGCAAAGAGCAGATAGCATTCCTGAAAGGCGAAACGGAAGAAAATGCGCGCACCGGCGTTTCATCCTTTGCCAGAATGTGGCCCAACAGAACAGTATTCTACGCGATTCACCCCAACCTGCCTTTGGCCGACAGGTTCGATGTTGAAGATGCCATCAGCCACTGGCAGCAGCAAACCAATCTCCAGTTTGTTGTGCGCACCAGCCAGCCTGACTATGTTGAATTTGTTCCCAGCACGGTGTGCGCCGCCACATACGGAAAAATTGGAGGCCGGCAGGAGATCAAACTGGCGCCTGGTTGCGATGTCACCTCTGTTATTCATGAGATTGGCCACGCCATAGGTTTCTTCCATGAACAGTCCCGGAAAGACCGCTGGATGAGCATCGCCATCCATCCGCAGAACATGCAAAGCGGCGCGGCTCCCAATTTCTGGACCTGGGAAGAAATTGGCGTACCTGGTTTCCAGATCGGCACATTCGACTTCGCGTCGGTGATGCTATATGAATCCTTCGCTTTTTCTGCCAACGGCCAACCAACGATTACCCGGCTCGACGGCTCTACATTCGGCCGTAACAACTGGCTCTCCGTGGGAGACATCGATACATACAATCACATGTACAACCGCCCTTATTTTGTAATGGCAAAAACGAATGAACAAGTCATCAATAACGGCACTGAAATCGGTAGTACCTGGCAATGTGACCTGTGGGCCTATACAGACGCGAGTATGACGCAACTGGCTAATTTACCGTGGACACTCGAGCTCCTTGTGAGCGTTACTTGGGAAGATGACGATGCTCCCGGTGGCAATGCCTCCCCGCAAAAGTGGCTGCTGTCTCCCGGCACGAACCATATTGCCCTCGGCGAAGGTTATAGCATCAGGAACCGCCGCACCGGAGCGCAGCGTAAGCTCGACTTCGATATTTATAACAACGGTTTGTGGAGCTACTGA